In Candidatus Polarisedimenticolaceae bacterium, one genomic interval encodes:
- a CDS encoding c-type cytochrome: MRPGPRFLLVVCAVVAAGEGAALAFVAFRARRVAAAEASPVVRGEALANAMGCFGCHGPGGGRPIANPGSRAGEVPGWPGGTWMMWNRDESDVRAWIVSGRPEGREPDPGALLRMPAYGRRLSDREVDDLVAYVLAVSQFGVPAEPLAAEGRDVAIRNGCLGCHGPEGRGLVRNPGSLTGYVPAWDGDDWTELVKDEEEFRAWVLDGAPPRIAGHPVARRFLERQALKMPAYRGRLDDHEVDALYAFARWVRANPRTGRTE, encoded by the coding sequence ATGCGTCCGGGGCCTCGCTTCCTCCTCGTGGTCTGTGCGGTCGTCGCGGCCGGGGAAGGCGCGGCGCTGGCCTTCGTCGCTTTCCGGGCGCGCCGGGTCGCCGCGGCGGAGGCGTCTCCGGTCGTGAGGGGCGAGGCGCTCGCGAACGCGATGGGCTGCTTCGGATGTCACGGGCCGGGAGGCGGGCGACCGATCGCGAACCCGGGCTCCCGCGCCGGAGAGGTCCCCGGGTGGCCCGGGGGAACCTGGATGATGTGGAACCGGGACGAGTCCGACGTTCGCGCGTGGATCGTCTCCGGGCGACCCGAAGGACGCGAGCCCGACCCCGGCGCGCTCCTCCGGATGCCCGCGTACGGACGCCGTCTGTCGGATCGGGAGGTCGACGACCTCGTCGCCTACGTGCTCGCGGTCTCCCAGTTCGGAGTCCCCGCCGAGCCGCTCGCGGCGGAGGGGCGCGACGTGGCGATCCGCAACGGTTGCCTGGGATGCCACGGTCCCGAGGGACGCGGCCTCGTCCGGAACCCCGGCTCGCTTACCGGCTACGTCCCCGCCTGGGACGGCGACGACTGGACCGAGCTCGTGAAGGACGAGGAGGAGTTCCGCGCGTGGGTGCTCGACGGCGCGCCGCCACGCATCGCCGGCCATCCCGTCGCAAGGCGATTCCTGGAGCGGCAGGCGTTGAAGATGCCGGCCTACCGTGGGCGGCTCGACGACCACGAAGTCGACGCCTTGTACGCCTTCGCGCGATGGGTGCGCGCGAATCCCCGAACGGGCCGGACCGAATGA
- the glgB gene encoding 1,4-alpha-glucan branching protein GlgB codes for MATPTTREPRRNPPKLPASAADPQEAAAIASGRHAEPHRFLGAHAAREGRRTGVVVRTFHPEAASCELLVAGHDPAPMHPTDALGVFQAFVAGAKPPLAYRVRFTFPNGATWERDDPYRFLPTLGDIDLHLFNEGTHRRLWEVLGARPLAIDGVEGAAFAVWAPNAERVSVVGDFCRWDGRLYPMRRMGASGVFELFVPGVHAGALYKFEILTREGALRLKTDPFAQAMEQPPQTASRVIQSTYVWGDDAWMQGRPARDWPREAMAVYEVHLGSWARVPEEGNRPLTYREVAPRLAAHAKHLGFTHVEFLPVAEHPFTGSWGYQVSGYYAPTSRFGTPDDFRFLVDTLHREGIGVIVDWVPAHFPKDDFALRRFDGTAVYEHDDPRQGEHPDWGTLIFNYGRPEVRNFLVANALYWLKEFHVDGLRVDAVASMLYLDYSRKAGEWVPNRFGGRENLDAIEFFRELNRVVAEESPGAFTVAEESTAWPGVTKTPQEGGLGFLFKWNMGWMHDTLEYFKRDPIHRRWHQDQLTFAMLYEYSERFTMPLSHDEVVHLKGSLLRKMPGDEWQRFANLRLLLAYMYLRPGKKLLFMGSEIAPWTEWNHDQSLDWHLLDAEPRAGYFRYFAALGRLYHEHACLWRRDHEPEGFRWVDCSDRDASIVSFRRIDGEQELLVALNLTPTPREAYRIGAPRAGRWECVFSSDAPEFGGSGFESSGFVQTEAVPQHGLDQSFVLRLPPLGAIVLAPR; via the coding sequence TTGGCCACACCGACGACTCGGGAACCGCGGCGCAACCCTCCGAAGCTGCCGGCGTCCGCCGCGGACCCGCAGGAGGCGGCCGCGATCGCCTCGGGTCGCCACGCGGAGCCTCACCGGTTCCTCGGCGCCCACGCCGCCCGCGAGGGGCGGCGTACCGGGGTGGTCGTCCGGACGTTCCACCCGGAGGCTGCGTCCTGCGAGCTGCTCGTCGCCGGCCACGATCCCGCCCCGATGCACCCCACCGATGCGCTCGGCGTCTTCCAGGCGTTCGTGGCCGGGGCGAAGCCGCCGCTCGCGTACCGCGTCCGATTCACCTTCCCGAACGGCGCGACCTGGGAGCGCGACGATCCCTACCGCTTCCTGCCGACGCTGGGGGACATCGATCTCCACCTCTTCAACGAAGGGACCCACCGGCGGCTGTGGGAGGTCCTCGGGGCGCGGCCGCTCGCGATCGACGGGGTGGAGGGGGCGGCGTTCGCCGTCTGGGCCCCGAACGCCGAACGCGTGAGCGTCGTCGGGGACTTCTGCCGCTGGGACGGCCGGCTCTACCCGATGCGCCGCATGGGGGCCTCCGGAGTCTTCGAGCTCTTCGTCCCCGGCGTGCACGCGGGGGCCCTCTACAAGTTCGAGATCCTCACGCGCGAGGGGGCGCTCCGCCTGAAGACCGACCCGTTCGCGCAGGCGATGGAGCAGCCGCCGCAGACGGCCTCGCGCGTCATCCAGTCGACCTACGTCTGGGGGGACGACGCATGGATGCAGGGCCGGCCGGCTCGCGACTGGCCCCGCGAGGCGATGGCGGTCTACGAGGTCCACCTCGGGTCGTGGGCGCGCGTCCCCGAGGAGGGAAACCGGCCGCTCACCTACCGGGAGGTCGCGCCTCGCCTCGCGGCGCACGCGAAGCACCTCGGCTTCACGCACGTCGAGTTCCTCCCCGTCGCCGAGCACCCGTTCACGGGCTCGTGGGGCTACCAGGTTTCGGGGTACTACGCCCCGACCTCGCGCTTCGGAACCCCCGACGACTTCCGGTTCCTGGTGGACACGCTGCACCGCGAGGGGATCGGCGTGATCGTGGACTGGGTCCCGGCGCATTTCCCCAAGGACGACTTCGCGCTGCGCCGCTTCGACGGCACCGCGGTGTACGAACACGACGACCCCCGCCAGGGCGAACACCCCGACTGGGGAACGCTCATCTTCAACTACGGCCGGCCCGAGGTCCGGAACTTCCTCGTCGCCAACGCCCTGTACTGGCTGAAGGAGTTCCACGTCGACGGGCTTCGCGTCGACGCCGTCGCGTCCATGCTCTACCTCGACTACTCGCGCAAGGCCGGGGAGTGGGTCCCCAACCGCTTCGGCGGCCGGGAGAATCTCGACGCGATCGAGTTCTTCCGGGAGCTCAACCGGGTGGTGGCCGAGGAGTCGCCGGGGGCGTTCACCGTCGCCGAGGAGTCGACCGCGTGGCCCGGGGTCACGAAGACCCCGCAGGAAGGCGGCCTCGGGTTCCTGTTCAAGTGGAACATGGGCTGGATGCACGACACCCTCGAGTACTTCAAGAGGGATCCGATCCACCGGCGCTGGCACCAGGACCAGCTGACCTTCGCGATGCTCTACGAGTACAGCGAGCGCTTCACCATGCCGCTCTCGCACGACGAGGTGGTGCACCTGAAGGGCTCGCTGCTCCGGAAGATGCCCGGGGACGAGTGGCAGCGCTTCGCCAACCTGCGCCTGCTGCTCGCGTACATGTACCTGCGTCCCGGCAAGAAGCTCCTCTTCATGGGGAGCGAGATCGCCCCGTGGACCGAGTGGAACCACGACCAGAGCCTCGATTGGCACCTGCTCGACGCGGAGCCCCGCGCGGGGTACTTCCGGTACTTCGCGGCGCTCGGCCGCCTCTACCACGAGCACGCCTGCCTGTGGCGCCGCGACCACGAGCCGGAGGGGTTCCGCTGGGTCGACTGCTCCGACCGCGACGCGTCGATCGTCTCGTTCCGGCGCATCGACGGCGAGCAGGAGCTGCTCGTCGCGCTCAACCTGACGCCGACGCCCCGCGAGGCCTACCGGATCGGCGCCCCGCGTGCCGGACGCTGGGAGTGCGTCTTCTCGAGCGACGCCCCCGAATTCGGCGGCAGCGGATTCGAGTCGTCGGGTTTCGTGCAGACCGAGGCGGTTCCCCAGCACGGCCTCGACCAGTCGTTCGTGCTGCGCCTGCCTCCGCTCGGGGCGATCGTCCTCGCGCCCCGTTAG
- a CDS encoding NapC/NirT family cytochrome c: MTTPGPVERHSAFRAFLTSVTGNTVSLLGSALTTAAAVLFLSLWIIQSLGFRGGAYLGIITFLVLPGIFAAGLALIPLGVAREKRRRARVGDTTQARLPVLDLNHGRTRNLALIFLAATLVNVVLLAAATYEGIEVMDSTEFCGTTCHTVMDPEFTAYSRSPHSRVKCVECHIGPGAGWFVKSKLSGSWQLVSVALDLYPRPIPTPVHNLRPARETCEQCHWPTKFVGDRLRVRTHYEETETNDEVKTVLMLRVGGKLGSSSHGIHWHVDPGVEIRYRSDPSRETIYEVELRDHDGNLRLYRGKDADSEAGKAAAEWRTMDCVDCHNRPTHIYRMPIPEIDLALQDGRIDRGLPWIRREGLKALQGTYDSHEAARAGILEAVRGFYRQNYPDRVPEWGARIDAAATALGDIWCSNIFPNMKITWGTYPNHIGHEDSPGCFRCHSGELSTADGRTIEQDCSTCHALLAMGEKDPEILKQLEP; the protein is encoded by the coding sequence ATGACGACCCCCGGACCGGTCGAGCGGCACTCCGCGTTCCGCGCCTTCCTGACGTCGGTCACCGGCAACACGGTCAGCCTGCTCGGGAGCGCGCTGACGACCGCGGCCGCGGTGCTCTTCCTGAGCCTCTGGATCATCCAGTCGCTGGGATTCCGCGGCGGCGCCTACCTCGGGATCATCACGTTCCTCGTCCTCCCCGGCATCTTCGCCGCCGGGCTCGCGCTGATCCCCCTCGGGGTCGCGCGGGAGAAACGGCGCCGCGCCCGCGTCGGGGACACGACGCAGGCGCGCCTGCCGGTGCTCGACCTCAACCACGGGCGAACCCGGAATCTCGCGCTGATCTTCCTGGCGGCCACCCTCGTCAACGTCGTGCTCCTGGCCGCGGCGACGTACGAGGGGATCGAGGTGATGGACTCGACCGAGTTCTGCGGGACGACCTGCCACACCGTGATGGACCCCGAGTTCACCGCCTACAGCCGCTCGCCGCACTCGCGGGTGAAGTGCGTCGAGTGCCACATCGGGCCCGGCGCCGGCTGGTTCGTGAAGTCCAAGCTCTCCGGCTCCTGGCAGCTCGTTTCGGTCGCGCTCGACCTCTACCCCCGGCCCATCCCGACGCCGGTCCACAACCTGCGCCCGGCGCGCGAGACCTGCGAGCAGTGCCACTGGCCGACGAAATTCGTGGGCGACCGGCTGCGCGTGCGCACCCACTACGAGGAGACCGAGACCAACGACGAGGTCAAGACCGTCCTGATGCTGAGGGTCGGCGGCAAGCTCGGTTCGTCCTCCCACGGCATCCATTGGCACGTCGATCCCGGAGTCGAGATCCGCTACCGCTCCGACCCGTCGCGCGAGACGATCTACGAGGTCGAGCTGCGCGACCACGACGGCAACCTCCGGCTGTACCGCGGCAAGGACGCCGACTCCGAGGCCGGAAAGGCCGCCGCGGAGTGGCGGACGATGGACTGCGTCGACTGCCACAACCGGCCGACGCACATCTACCGCATGCCGATCCCCGAGATCGACCTGGCGCTGCAGGACGGGCGCATCGACCGAGGGCTCCCGTGGATCCGCCGCGAGGGGCTGAAGGCGCTGCAGGGGACCTACGACTCGCACGAAGCGGCCCGCGCGGGGATCCTCGAAGCGGTACGAGGCTTCTACCGGCAGAACTACCCGGACCGCGTGCCGGAGTGGGGCGCGCGGATCGACGCGGCCGCGACGGCGCTGGGCGACATCTGGTGCTCGAACATCTTCCCCAACATGAAGATCACCTGGGGAACGTACCCGAACCACATCGGGCACGAGGACTCGCCCGGCTGCTTCCGCTGCCACTCGGGGGAGCTCTCGACGGCGGACGGGCGCACGATCGAGCAGGACTGCTCGACGTGCCACGCGCTGCTTGCGATGGGAGAGAAGGACCCCGAGATCCTGAAACAACTCGAGCCCTGA
- a CDS encoding DUF2752 domain-containing protein, translating into MRPGLAVAATLALVAIACVDPAQARWFPACPLHAATGLFCPGCGATRALHALAHGDPARALAFNPLLILALPVLVPLAADEAWRVATGRAWLRTRVPTWAGFTILAVLCAYGVLRNVPGFEWLGPIRE; encoded by the coding sequence GTGAGACCGGGACTCGCCGTCGCCGCGACGCTCGCCCTCGTCGCGATCGCGTGCGTCGACCCGGCGCAGGCACGCTGGTTTCCGGCGTGCCCGCTGCACGCGGCGACGGGGCTTTTCTGCCCCGGGTGCGGCGCGACCCGCGCCCTCCATGCGCTGGCGCACGGGGACCCGGCCCGGGCGCTCGCCTTCAATCCGCTCCTGATCCTCGCGCTCCCCGTTCTCGTTCCGCTCGCGGCGGACGAGGCGTGGCGCGTGGCGACGGGTCGGGCGTGGTTGCGCACACGCGTCCCGACGTGGGCGGGATTCACGATCCTCGCCGTGCTCTGCGCCTACGGCGTGTTGCGGAACGTCCCGGGCTTCGAGTGGCTCGGGCCGATTCGCGAATAG
- a CDS encoding winged helix-turn-helix domain-containing protein: MAPTPRARRVGLGADRVRDHLLTSLHLGKLAPGDRVTSVRRLADLTGLNRKTIHRAYRELAREGLLLSRPGSGTFVAARSVPEARGAGAGDLLRVVERCRRDAATHGMTPRAFAAFVDRCLGDGLRGLPVAVVECNLEQIGLIAADLRSELGVAPRGVPLASILSRPATTVGAAAVVTTDCHYAEVAAAVSPTEVPVFRVALDGEFPRRVLRRLGRAPLVLVVRDLSFERPFRRLLAQIGGVPESLARLFVATPASVRARLAEAGRGAAVCVSPLVSEETDGRIPASVPRLSARWTVPPEALERLRAELARSLDAPEASPLRSRRGA; encoded by the coding sequence ATGGCCCCGACCCCCCGTGCCCGCCGCGTCGGCCTCGGCGCCGATCGTGTGCGGGATCATCTGCTGACCTCCCTCCACCTGGGAAAGCTCGCTCCCGGCGATCGCGTCACCTCGGTGCGCCGTCTCGCCGACCTGACCGGGCTCAACCGGAAGACGATCCACCGTGCCTATCGCGAGCTCGCTCGCGAGGGGCTCCTCCTCTCCAGGCCGGGGTCGGGGACCTTCGTCGCGGCGCGTTCGGTCCCCGAGGCGCGCGGGGCGGGGGCCGGCGACCTTTTGCGCGTCGTCGAGCGTTGTCGGCGCGACGCGGCGACCCACGGGATGACCCCGCGGGCGTTCGCGGCGTTCGTGGATCGATGCCTGGGCGACGGGCTGCGCGGTCTCCCCGTCGCGGTCGTGGAGTGCAACCTCGAGCAGATCGGGCTGATCGCCGCCGACCTTCGAAGCGAGCTGGGTGTCGCTCCCCGCGGCGTGCCGCTGGCGTCGATCCTGAGCCGGCCCGCGACGACCGTCGGCGCCGCGGCGGTCGTCACCACGGACTGTCACTACGCCGAAGTCGCCGCGGCGGTGTCGCCGACGGAAGTCCCGGTGTTCCGCGTCGCGCTCGACGGCGAATTCCCCAGACGCGTGCTGCGCCGGCTGGGCCGCGCGCCGCTCGTGCTCGTCGTGCGGGATCTTTCGTTCGAGCGTCCGTTCCGTCGGCTGCTCGCGCAGATCGGCGGGGTGCCGGAGTCTCTCGCGCGGCTGTTCGTCGCGACCCCCGCGAGCGTGAGGGCGAGGCTCGCCGAGGCGGGGCGCGGCGCTGCAGTGTGCGTCTCGCCTCTGGTTTCCGAGGAGACCGACGGTCGGATTCCCGCCTCGGTCCCTCGCCTCTCCGCGCGGTGGACCGTTCCGCCCGAGGCGCTCGAGCGCCTGCGCGCCGAGCTTGCCCGAAGCCTCGATGCGCCGGAGGCCTCGCCGCTGCGGAGCCGACGCGGGGCTTGA
- a CDS encoding cytochrome c3 family protein: MRPFDPKLLVAPLALLLACGAVPAVAGPSNDDCLGCHSDAVDAKAWEASIHGQLSLSCTDCHTDLATATEFPHAEKLRPADCTTCHGDAVAAYAKGAHAKAREAGKTVAAACVDCHGKHDILPKSDPASRTYVFTIPQTCGRCHGEKAKEYGIHEGDVLAAYVKSVHGKGLVQSGLAVSAECTDCHGSHAILPKSDPDSTVHKLKAPGTCGKCHQGIEPIYAKSIHGQKLASGDLKAPACFDCHTAHGISQTGTERWKLEVLEECGSCHEQSLTTYRDTFHGQVSKLGFGRVATCAGCHGSHDILPETHPASRVSPQRRQETCNRCHPGTNANFAMYDPHADIHDKDRNAMLYWTGVLMKGLLFAVFAFFLTHTALWLSREVIDRAKGGSRHS; encoded by the coding sequence ATGAGACCTTTCGACCCGAAACTCCTCGTTGCGCCCCTGGCGCTGCTGCTCGCGTGCGGTGCCGTGCCGGCCGTCGCGGGCCCCTCCAACGACGACTGCCTCGGGTGCCACTCCGACGCGGTCGATGCGAAGGCCTGGGAGGCGTCGATCCACGGCCAGTTGTCGCTGTCGTGCACCGACTGTCACACCGACCTCGCGACGGCGACGGAGTTCCCGCATGCGGAGAAGCTCCGGCCGGCCGACTGCACCACCTGCCACGGGGATGCCGTGGCCGCCTACGCGAAGGGGGCGCACGCCAAGGCCCGCGAGGCGGGGAAAACCGTCGCGGCGGCCTGCGTCGACTGCCACGGGAAACACGACATCCTCCCGAAGAGCGACCCGGCCTCCCGGACGTACGTCTTCACGATTCCGCAGACGTGCGGTCGCTGCCACGGCGAGAAGGCGAAGGAGTACGGCATCCACGAAGGCGACGTGCTGGCCGCGTACGTGAAGAGCGTGCACGGCAAGGGGCTCGTCCAGAGCGGACTGGCGGTCTCGGCGGAATGCACCGACTGCCACGGCTCCCACGCGATCCTCCCGAAGAGCGATCCCGACAGCACGGTCCACAAGCTCAAGGCGCCGGGAACCTGCGGGAAGTGCCACCAGGGGATCGAGCCGATCTACGCCAAGAGCATCCACGGCCAGAAGCTCGCCTCGGGCGACCTGAAGGCCCCGGCCTGCTTCGACTGCCACACCGCGCACGGGATCTCCCAGACCGGGACCGAGCGCTGGAAGCTCGAGGTCCTCGAGGAGTGCGGCAGCTGCCACGAGCAGTCGCTGACGACCTACCGGGACACCTTCCACGGCCAGGTGTCCAAGCTCGGCTTCGGTCGCGTCGCGACGTGCGCGGGTTGCCACGGCTCGCACGACATCCTCCCGGAGACGCATCCCGCGTCCCGCGTCTCGCCGCAGCGCCGGCAGGAGACCTGCAACCGGTGCCATCCCGGCACGAACGCGAACTTCGCGATGTACGATCCCCACGCCGACATCCACGACAAGGACCGCAACGCGATGCTCTACTGGACCGGCGTGCTCATGAAGGGCCTGCTCTTCGCCGTGTTCGCCTTCTTCCTGACCCACACCGCACTTTGGCTGAGCCGTGAGGTGATCGACCGCGCCAAGGGCGGATCCCGGCACTCCTAG
- a CDS encoding CD225/dispanin family protein has protein sequence MYCPRCGAPHPDGVAACRACGTVFHETVSPYAPPASTPLTGGKIPNYLVQAILVTLCCCLPAGIVAIVYAAQVDGKVALGDLETARRYSRLAYIWSWVSFGSVLLIYGVYLIVLLTTRTLST, from the coding sequence GTGTATTGCCCCCGTTGCGGAGCGCCCCACCCCGACGGTGTCGCCGCGTGCCGGGCCTGCGGCACGGTGTTCCACGAGACGGTCTCCCCCTACGCGCCTCCGGCCTCGACTCCCCTGACCGGCGGGAAGATCCCGAACTACCTCGTGCAGGCGATCCTGGTGACCCTTTGCTGCTGCCTTCCCGCGGGGATCGTGGCGATCGTCTACGCCGCGCAGGTGGACGGGAAGGTGGCGCTCGGCGATCTCGAGACCGCTCGGCGGTATTCGCGCCTGGCGTACATCTGGTCGTGGGTCTCGTTCGGTTCCGTGCTGCTGATCTACGGGGTGTACCTGATCGTGCTGCTCACGACGAGGACCTTGTCGACGTGA
- a CDS encoding pitrilysin family protein, translating into MPFRLNLVWLFVAVLSTFAIPMLSHAQNASPRSRTFPYPIHESVLDNGLKVVVVPMDSPGIMAHYLVVRAGSRNEVEPGLSGFAHFFEHMMFRGTETYPPEKYNDILKRLGADSNAFTTDDWTAYHVVAASSALETVMEIEADRFMNLKYTKEAFQKEAGAVLGEYNKNYSVPIMSLFEKLQDTAYTKHTYKHTTMGFLKDIEDMPNQYDYSIRFFDRWYRPDNCVLVVTGDVDPKAVAALAKKHYGPWKRGAAKLETPVEPEQTGERRAHVAWKNPTLPYLVLGYHAPAFSPESREGAALEVVSQAAFSEASPLYKDLVLDKQWVDQLFGGGDANRDPNLFTILARVKDPSKVEAVREAIYATLERLGREPLAPERLAEVKRRLRYGFLQALATPGSTARTVSNFLQLTGEASSIDRTYATLESVTAEDVRAAAAKIFRAANRTVITLAREGQDVSGVGDSVRAVLLPSATAPFVSFRVAFDAGAIHDPKGKEGLAALTAAMLSEGGTRKRTYGELVDALYPLAASIGVQTDKELAVVSGTVHRDNLDAFYALFREVLLEPRFDAADFERLKADQLNALTSVLRAADDENLGKETLGAAMYAGHPYGRPTIGTAKGIRAITLDDVKAFWASHYTRESATLGLSGGFGDAFVARAKADLAGLPSGAVAKAELPAPRAPQGIEATVVTKPTRAWAISIGFPIAVTRSDDDFYALMVANSHLGEHRTFNGVLMNTIRGERGINYGDYSYVENFVQEGGSTFPLANVPRRQQFFSIWIRPVAAQHAHFSIRAAMRELDRLVKDGMTAQQFEETRAFLLNYSRLWTQTASRRLGYELDGRFYGRKNLVDEVAERLPKLTLDQVNAAIRRHLASKGAYLAVVADEQGAAAFVEALKSNAPSPITYATETKPEVLEEDRAIAVYPLAIEPSKVRVVPASAMFEE; encoded by the coding sequence ATGCCTTTTCGCCTGAACCTCGTCTGGCTTTTCGTCGCGGTGTTGTCGACGTTCGCGATCCCGATGTTGTCCCACGCGCAGAACGCCTCCCCGCGCTCCCGCACCTTCCCGTACCCGATTCACGAGAGCGTCCTGGACAACGGGCTGAAGGTGGTCGTGGTGCCGATGGACAGCCCCGGCATCATGGCGCATTACCTCGTGGTGAGGGCGGGCTCGCGCAACGAAGTCGAGCCCGGCCTCTCGGGCTTCGCGCACTTCTTCGAGCACATGATGTTCCGCGGGACCGAGACGTACCCGCCCGAGAAGTACAACGACATCCTCAAGCGGCTCGGCGCGGACTCGAACGCGTTCACGACCGACGACTGGACGGCCTACCACGTCGTCGCCGCCTCCTCGGCCCTCGAGACGGTGATGGAGATCGAGGCCGATCGGTTCATGAACCTCAAGTACACGAAGGAGGCCTTCCAGAAGGAGGCGGGCGCCGTGCTCGGGGAGTACAACAAGAACTACTCGGTTCCGATCATGTCGCTCTTCGAGAAGCTCCAGGACACCGCGTACACGAAGCACACCTACAAACACACGACGATGGGCTTCCTCAAGGACATCGAGGACATGCCCAACCAGTACGACTACTCGATCCGCTTCTTCGACCGCTGGTACCGCCCCGACAACTGCGTGCTCGTCGTGACGGGCGACGTCGATCCGAAGGCGGTCGCGGCCCTCGCGAAGAAGCACTACGGCCCGTGGAAACGCGGCGCCGCGAAGCTCGAGACCCCCGTCGAGCCGGAGCAGACCGGCGAGCGCCGCGCCCACGTCGCGTGGAAGAACCCGACCCTTCCCTATCTCGTGCTCGGCTACCACGCTCCGGCGTTCTCCCCCGAATCCCGCGAGGGCGCGGCCCTCGAGGTCGTCTCCCAGGCGGCGTTCTCGGAGGCCAGCCCGCTCTACAAGGACCTCGTCCTCGACAAGCAGTGGGTGGACCAGCTGTTCGGCGGGGGTGATGCCAACCGCGATCCGAACCTGTTCACCATCCTCGCCCGCGTCAAGGACCCTTCGAAGGTCGAGGCGGTGCGCGAGGCGATCTACGCGACCCTCGAGCGGCTCGGGCGCGAGCCGCTCGCTCCCGAGAGGCTCGCCGAGGTGAAGCGCCGCCTTCGGTACGGCTTCCTCCAGGCGCTCGCCACGCCGGGATCGACGGCGCGCACCGTCTCCAACTTCCTGCAGCTGACCGGCGAGGCCTCGTCGATCGACCGGACCTACGCGACGCTCGAGTCCGTGACCGCCGAGGACGTTCGGGCGGCCGCGGCGAAGATCTTCCGGGCGGCCAACCGGACCGTGATCACGCTCGCCCGCGAAGGGCAGGACGTGTCGGGCGTCGGGGATTCGGTGCGCGCGGTGCTGCTCCCCTCCGCGACCGCTCCGTTCGTGTCGTTCCGCGTCGCCTTCGACGCCGGCGCGATCCACGACCCGAAGGGGAAGGAGGGGCTCGCGGCGCTGACCGCGGCGATGCTCTCCGAGGGAGGGACGCGCAAGCGGACCTACGGCGAGCTCGTCGACGCGCTGTACCCGCTGGCGGCGTCGATCGGCGTCCAGACCGACAAGGAGCTCGCGGTCGTCTCCGGCACCGTCCATCGCGACAACCTCGACGCGTTCTACGCGTTGTTCCGGGAGGTGCTGCTCGAGCCGCGCTTCGACGCGGCGGACTTCGAGCGGCTCAAGGCCGACCAGCTCAACGCGCTGACGAGCGTGCTCCGGGCGGCCGACGACGAGAACCTCGGCAAGGAGACCCTCGGTGCGGCGATGTACGCGGGGCATCCGTACGGCCGTCCGACGATCGGGACGGCGAAGGGAATCCGGGCGATCACCCTCGACGACGTCAAGGCGTTCTGGGCCTCGCACTACACCCGCGAGTCGGCGACGCTGGGCCTGTCGGGCGGGTTCGGCGACGCGTTCGTCGCGCGCGCCAAGGCGGATCTGGCGGGGCTGCCCTCGGGCGCCGTCGCGAAGGCGGAGCTTCCCGCGCCGCGCGCTCCGCAGGGGATCGAGGCGACGGTCGTCACGAAACCCACGCGCGCCTGGGCGATCTCGATCGGGTTCCCGATCGCCGTGACGCGGTCGGACGACGACTTCTACGCGCTGATGGTCGCGAACTCCCACCTCGGCGAGCACCGGACCTTCAACGGGGTCTTGATGAACACGATCCGCGGCGAGCGCGGGATCAACTACGGCGACTACTCCTACGTCGAGAACTTCGTGCAGGAAGGGGGCTCGACCTTCCCGCTCGCCAACGTTCCTCGCCGGCAGCAGTTCTTCTCGATCTGGATCCGCCCCGTCGCCGCGCAACACGCCCATTTCTCGATCCGAGCGGCGATGCGCGAGCTCGACCGTCTCGTGAAGGACGGCATGACCGCGCAGCAGTTCGAGGAGACCCGGGCCTTCCTCCTCAACTACTCCCGGTTGTGGACGCAAACGGCCTCGCGCCGCCTCGGTTATGAGCTCGACGGCCGCTTCTACGGGCGCAAGAACCTCGTGGACGAGGTCGCGGAGCGTCTGCCGAAGCTCACGCTCGACCAGGTCAACGCCGCGATCCGCAGGCACCTCGCCTCGAAGGGGGCCTACCTCGCCGTCGTCGCGGACGAGCAGGGAGCGGCGGCGTTCGTGGAGGCGCTCAAGTCGAACGCGCCGTCCCCGATCACCTACGCGACCGAAACGAAACCCGAGGTCCTCGAGGAGGACAGGGCGATCGCCGTGTACCCGCTCGCGATCGAGCCTTCGAAGGTCCGCGTCGTTCCGGCGTCGGCGATGTTCGAGGAGTGA
- the infC gene encoding translation initiation factor IF-3: MDDKVRVNHQIRLSPIRLIGADGTQYGVLSIEEARRIAEEQGLDLVEVAAEARPIVVKLMDWGKHKFEIAKKAKEARKKETRIEVKQIKLRPNIDDHDLETKAGHARRFLLDGDKVRVTIMFRGRDLRRPENGRKVLDRVIAMLQDVSSIEAAPGEIVNRDMSMTLAPRKGAHPRPAERPTPPPAQPPTA, from the coding sequence ATCGACGATAAGGTCCGGGTCAATCACCAGATCCGTCTGAGTCCCATCCGACTGATCGGCGCCGACGGTACCCAGTACGGCGTCCTCTCCATCGAAGAAGCCCGCCGCATCGCGGAAGAGCAGGGCCTCGATCTCGTCGAGGTCGCCGCGGAGGCCCGCCCGATCGTCGTCAAGCTGATGGACTGGGGCAAGCACAAGTTCGAGATCGCCAAGAAGGCCAAGGAAGCCCGCAAGAAAGAGACGCGGATCGAGGTCAAGCAGATCAAGCTGCGGCCCAACATCGACGATCACGATCTCGAGACCAAGGCCGGGCACGCACGCCGCTTCCTCCTCGACGGCGACAAGGTGCGCGTGACGATCATGTTCCGCGGACGCGACCTGCGACGGCCGGAGAACGGCCGCAAGGTGCTCGACCGGGTGATCGCGATGCTTCAGGACGTGTCGTCGATCGAGGCGGCGCCCGGCGAGATCGTCAACCGGGACATGAGCATGACGCTCGCCCCGCGCAAGGGAGCGCATCCCCGCCCCGCGGAGCGGCCGACGCCGCCGCCGGCGCAGCCTCCGACGGCCTGA